In Thermospira aquatica, the following proteins share a genomic window:
- a CDS encoding FlgD immunoglobulin-like domain containing protein: MKAMRYIFFLTLVVSMWGRSLYYYQDFSNPAMDATNYNGGGWRWNFRMARDMIAHDIYNDHGGGGGPDNTALVRRGPNLLEVYGRPNNGALWWNTWYIGDGAKFTPAGAGLGTINATPEEPFGFTVIRYTNSLDQRAYTGAGGSQKWVYMGVWIASDNGTSQPYERWEDFAYFFEKSALDGSDNVLPSTYGYFAGYENIVPFSSLLTDIDGNTVGTILNVTNTFQRTYDDRNETTYLNTPAYHFTGGNGYVNPVVRPLGIRVTHDGRKVSFYVNYNPLGTTPNLSNAWVKVGEKEVTWTTNLVAFLGTETCYWGSGHTETQFDHFLIRTVASNVMAQISPIRAMTNRSIPFKLTINVTTHPNDSGVQEIYVKKPVGYGAWNTAGVAVTNSQYGGLQNNGASPPASGRFQVKELPSGELYIRFWAQSKTSHNIVTNGTIDIYFTLTTPSTPNPAGDNFEVYVDSVKHTDTAQDSIFDAVNGLPYATTGRQKAREAFSESLRVQVYRAPEAYAKVEYTPVPLIVGTEESSFTVKLSTEGLPDIPPISAARIYVPDGFTVSNNGGGKTNIVSTALGVVPSYRNIWITNLNGSNFIWIWYTNLSGGGLPPGVSLDRISFTVNGTPSLAPGMVYSNFLWQVEVDSSALVSGALWKKAGTNAVYTSQLVRVALSNAQVAGFIDPSEVAIRPVYQSNAIRYTYTLKNEGKPGNVIYSVKIDIPGVYSNNSLSNVSLTPSGTWAYSNNALWVTYTTPLDSDQVSTIQFFAAFTNTNVKGSAEFAEFKLYADNGNSAGYVLQYENAPKTWRVTIAPPVPKAEHSILWLKDSQTTNSPLFTTAHVSNRFLHTLYNISSSGVDILSAQILFPTNLIASISNVSSGKATNVSLTTNSGWFVITLKYAANSVKSFYDDVAQSKDTIEIYLADRITLPTNFVVPMYVFKTPSPTNDIYSSNAATIGLFYQGSNKIYVEYPIPEAAQGILPGDIDVTTETNRMSFVLSNFGLVGNTLYRCTITIPTNISTNLRNFTLTNKSGTSLGTPSYNPLTGSVTMVFSSPVDGGQQAYLHFDMIDHVSDRDLLNVGFTVSVSNQRGWFTITNVADGYYGSINFRLPKPRGGIRVLPNVFYVNTNGPAVITQDMVITVTNSGFAGDKIQEVLLVIPSVLTNTVLWVHSSRLGFSSTNSGFFTLTPTNILITYSGTHVLTGGSSDQLRVTFVIQNRHLLPQLGEWEGLAYNGFVDYGTIPETRYFPLTNVWSVGERKVYGTAMGHALVNPTSLPRTMTNGSMTIILTNGIAQGMALRAVSIAIPEPFVVITNSLTVDGIPAARTISNNKIWVDFGENGMPAGARFALLFNWKKPILADPTNVSWRTEVYYLSNWQMVPQDALQMTEQTVTHVMPVLYATVSPTEVNKDLDNVAYTLVVSNGGEPGNRIPLIRLWIPETNGQKVITNMTAMSSSRGATLIWSNDQHLYLVYTNVGWLDPGQKDTITFTGWDNQTTATFEGQWKLYASGALWEPLTNRERENTGQLPGSLVLRFVVPPYNTTYAVPPNSLNTVKLTNVLTIELQNISSRSEDDITNVRVHLPWPLTNVVSVQSSKMSGYTVGMFTNEVRTNRIVVVNYSAGRMKPSSNDTLVLTLIDTLEQGETNVWIEIESRFSTSGNTFVSGILAPNSTNLVRFVMPLPEARILLAENEVYTTHRKVTLVWSISNSGERENTIKQVVLTVPQAFTNGLTVASILTNGWITNISVIGSSNIRLMLSNLLPNRVCEFKLVLSNILTNAQTVSNWRISLSNGYYETNMSFVVLVKDAPSAIVSPQTVYSTRSNHYVNVIVENNASGVSSLKKVKVTVPNFFTNIVSVTSSRVAVITQGGNTVTFDYAEPLLKGESDTLSFTLMDATNFISTNILWDVEVDNGNGWAKAKEKDVGSLLQTVKREIPQPSYSWITTWYVSGVIGKTNLAAVVVSNAGEEENGILTNEILLPEKMRSVIPGTVQVSYPGAAVSWVGNERIRVVYPAGGLLPGQTNLLTFQFTNLVEQPERVIVQMYAYNGAEMGAYSQQFIDFEAAQLDSEGYVENHQILYSIDHDAVIRYVVRNGSYNRPIKKLLLNFDNEKLHVLNIRSANLQRSLAYTTNSTNLLIDYENDAIPDQNGQDTVEIFVTYTNIVNWTNDMSSWVWYQGASVWAITKPSVGETNILPVLLADFGRVKGVILPGFANPSIKLYKKGTSVLAQDKFGADLVVGADLSGAYTLDFVMPGEYDIGFIGKNYIEIRKTGITVVSNIVTNIGTNKMEHDLLSPDATGEQTVVCLDDMETAITFPSGTIGENFRLDIWITNMTPEQQAATEQKPIQVPLDKANAKAWIFVIRNAKGEEQPEQWLKNDATITIAYDPAYISAQGWSEEKLSVYYWRATTKQWVKLGGVVDRNAHTIKVKVSYLHKYYTVMADSAEKVKEGFISVRVDPKVFTPRRGGREVQNMKLSIVFEQPVEKYVVKIYDLKGNLVYKVERSGEFASGEVYWDGKDLSGYDVAGGVYVYKIEAGGHVYSGTIVIAR, encoded by the coding sequence ATGAAGGCAATGAGATATATATTCTTTCTCACCCTTGTGGTAAGCATGTGGGGTCGATCGCTCTACTATTATCAAGATTTCTCAAATCCGGCGATGGATGCTACCAACTACAACGGCGGTGGCTGGCGGTGGAATTTCCGGATGGCACGCGATATGATTGCTCATGATATATACAATGATCATGGTGGGGGAGGGGGGCCGGATAATACGGCACTGGTGAGGAGAGGTCCGAATCTTTTGGAGGTTTATGGAAGGCCAAACAATGGTGCCCTCTGGTGGAACACATGGTACATTGGTGATGGGGCGAAGTTTACCCCTGCTGGTGCGGGTCTCGGGACGATCAATGCGACGCCTGAGGAGCCTTTTGGCTTTACAGTGATCCGGTATACGAATAGTCTTGATCAGCGTGCTTATACGGGGGCAGGTGGGAGTCAGAAATGGGTATATATGGGAGTATGGATAGCAAGTGACAATGGGACATCCCAGCCGTACGAACGATGGGAGGATTTTGCGTACTTTTTTGAGAAGTCTGCATTGGATGGAAGTGATAATGTTCTTCCCAGCACGTATGGGTATTTTGCTGGCTATGAGAATATTGTGCCTTTTTCTTCGCTTCTTACGGATATAGATGGGAATACAGTCGGAACGATTCTGAACGTGACCAATACTTTTCAAAGGACCTATGATGATAGAAATGAAACCACCTATCTTAATACTCCCGCCTATCATTTTACAGGGGGGAATGGGTATGTTAATCCAGTAGTGCGTCCTCTTGGGATTCGTGTGACCCATGATGGGCGCAAGGTGAGTTTCTACGTCAACTACAATCCTCTTGGGACGACCCCCAATCTGAGTAATGCGTGGGTCAAGGTAGGGGAAAAGGAGGTGACGTGGACTACAAATCTCGTTGCTTTTCTCGGGACAGAAACCTGTTATTGGGGTTCAGGGCATACGGAGACCCAGTTTGATCACTTCCTCATCCGTACGGTGGCAAGCAACGTGATGGCTCAGATCTCTCCAATCCGGGCAATGACCAACCGGTCGATACCTTTTAAACTCACCATCAATGTTACCACCCATCCTAACGATAGTGGGGTGCAGGAGATTTATGTCAAAAAACCGGTCGGGTATGGTGCCTGGAACACGGCTGGGGTAGCGGTCACCAATAGCCAGTATGGAGGACTTCAGAATAATGGGGCCTCCCCACCGGCAAGTGGGCGTTTTCAGGTGAAAGAACTTCCTTCGGGAGAGTTGTATATACGTTTCTGGGCTCAGAGTAAGACGAGCCATAACATTGTGACCAATGGAACAATTGATATCTACTTTACCTTGACGACACCCTCTACCCCCAATCCAGCAGGGGACAATTTTGAGGTTTATGTGGATAGTGTGAAGCACACGGATACCGCGCAAGATAGTATCTTTGATGCGGTGAACGGACTTCCCTATGCTACGACAGGACGCCAGAAAGCCCGTGAGGCTTTCTCTGAAAGTTTGCGGGTCCAGGTTTACCGAGCCCCTGAGGCGTATGCCAAGGTAGAGTATACCCCCGTACCTTTGATTGTTGGGACAGAAGAGAGTAGTTTTACTGTCAAGCTTTCAACGGAGGGTCTTCCTGATATTCCACCTATTTCAGCGGCAAGGATTTACGTGCCTGATGGCTTCACGGTTTCTAATAACGGGGGAGGAAAGACCAACATCGTCTCTACTGCTCTTGGAGTGGTGCCGAGTTATCGGAATATCTGGATCACCAATCTCAATGGGAGTAACTTTATATGGATCTGGTATACTAATCTCAGTGGTGGTGGACTTCCTCCTGGTGTTTCGCTTGATAGAATTAGTTTTACTGTCAATGGAACTCCTTCTCTTGCTCCCGGGATGGTGTATTCCAATTTCCTCTGGCAAGTTGAAGTGGATAGTAGTGCACTTGTAAGTGGAGCGCTCTGGAAAAAAGCAGGGACAAACGCTGTCTATACCTCTCAACTGGTGAGAGTAGCACTCTCCAACGCTCAGGTGGCAGGTTTTATTGATCCATCCGAGGTGGCTATCAGGCCTGTTTACCAGAGTAACGCCATTCGTTATACCTATACCCTCAAAAACGAAGGAAAGCCGGGGAATGTGATCTACAGTGTGAAAATTGATATTCCCGGTGTGTACTCTAACAACTCTCTTAGTAATGTGAGTCTCACTCCTTCGGGAACATGGGCATATTCAAACAATGCCCTCTGGGTGACCTACACAACCCCTCTTGACAGCGATCAGGTCTCAACGATCCAGTTCTTTGCAGCGTTTACCAATACGAATGTCAAGGGAAGTGCGGAGTTTGCTGAATTTAAGCTCTATGCCGATAATGGGAATTCAGCCGGCTATGTCCTTCAGTACGAAAACGCTCCCAAAACGTGGCGGGTAACTATTGCCCCACCCGTACCAAAAGCAGAGCATAGCATCCTCTGGCTCAAGGATAGCCAGACGACAAATAGCCCCCTCTTTACCACAGCTCATGTAAGTAACCGTTTCCTGCACACCCTGTACAACATAAGCTCATCGGGGGTTGATATTCTCTCGGCTCAGATTCTTTTCCCCACGAACCTTATTGCGAGTATCTCCAATGTTTCAAGTGGTAAAGCCACAAATGTAAGCTTGACGACCAACAGCGGCTGGTTTGTGATAACGTTGAAGTATGCCGCGAACTCCGTGAAATCCTTCTATGATGATGTGGCACAATCAAAGGATACTATCGAGATATATCTCGCTGATCGTATTACGCTTCCTACAAATTTTGTGGTGCCCATGTATGTCTTTAAGACGCCTTCGCCGACGAATGACATCTACTCTTCCAATGCGGCAACGATAGGGCTTTTCTATCAGGGGTCAAATAAGATCTATGTGGAGTATCCTATCCCTGAAGCGGCTCAGGGGATTTTGCCCGGGGATATTGATGTAACCACAGAGACGAACAGGATGAGTTTTGTGCTGAGTAATTTTGGACTTGTGGGAAATACGCTTTATCGTTGTACGATAACCATTCCCACCAATATTTCCACAAACCTGAGAAATTTCACCCTCACCAACAAGAGTGGGACCTCTCTGGGGACACCTTCCTACAATCCACTTACGGGCAGTGTGACGATGGTGTTCTCTTCACCTGTTGATGGAGGACAACAGGCCTATCTTCACTTTGATATGATTGATCACGTAAGTGACAGGGATCTGTTGAATGTGGGCTTTACGGTTTCAGTAAGTAACCAGAGGGGATGGTTTACCATCACCAATGTGGCTGATGGGTACTACGGCAGTATAAATTTCAGACTTCCTAAACCACGGGGGGGGATCCGTGTTCTCCCGAATGTTTTCTACGTGAACACGAATGGTCCTGCGGTGATCACCCAGGATATGGTGATTACGGTCACAAACAGTGGTTTTGCGGGGGATAAGATCCAGGAAGTGTTACTTGTAATTCCATCGGTTTTGACGAATACCGTCCTCTGGGTCCATAGTAGCCGGTTAGGTTTTTCCTCAACAAACAGTGGCTTCTTTACCTTAACACCTACCAATATCCTGATAACCTATTCAGGAACTCACGTTTTGACGGGGGGAAGTAGTGACCAGCTTAGGGTAACCTTTGTGATCCAGAATCGACATCTCCTTCCACAACTAGGAGAGTGGGAAGGGCTGGCATACAACGGATTTGTCGACTATGGGACAATTCCAGAGACAAGGTATTTCCCATTAACGAATGTGTGGAGTGTTGGTGAAAGAAAAGTTTACGGCACAGCCATGGGACATGCTCTGGTGAATCCCACTTCTCTTCCCAGAACCATGACCAACGGAAGTATGACCATAATCCTGACCAATGGTATTGCTCAAGGGATGGCTCTTCGAGCCGTATCTATTGCTATTCCCGAGCCATTTGTTGTGATAACCAACTCGTTGACAGTTGATGGAATACCCGCTGCCCGAACGATCTCCAATAACAAAATCTGGGTGGATTTTGGGGAAAATGGAATGCCCGCTGGGGCAAGATTTGCCCTTCTTTTCAACTGGAAGAAACCTATTCTTGCCGATCCTACGAATGTTTCGTGGAGGACAGAGGTCTACTATCTGTCCAATTGGCAGATGGTGCCGCAGGATGCCCTCCAGATGACAGAACAGACAGTTACTCATGTGATGCCCGTATTGTATGCCACGGTGTCTCCTACGGAGGTAAACAAGGATCTGGATAACGTAGCATATACCCTTGTAGTTTCAAACGGTGGAGAGCCAGGAAACAGGATCCCCCTGATTCGGCTCTGGATCCCTGAAACAAACGGCCAAAAGGTGATTACCAACATGACCGCAATGAGCTCAAGTCGTGGGGCAACTCTTATCTGGTCTAATGATCAGCACCTCTATCTTGTGTATACCAATGTTGGATGGCTGGATCCTGGTCAAAAGGATACCATTACCTTTACAGGGTGGGACAATCAGACGACAGCCACCTTTGAAGGACAGTGGAAACTCTACGCAAGTGGAGCCCTGTGGGAACCCCTCACCAATCGTGAACGAGAAAATACAGGACAACTTCCCGGATCTCTTGTTTTGAGGTTTGTGGTACCGCCATACAATACGACGTATGCTGTACCCCCCAATTCCTTGAATACCGTGAAACTTACCAACGTGCTTACCATCGAGTTACAGAATATCAGCAGTCGTTCGGAGGATGATATCACCAATGTGAGAGTCCATCTCCCATGGCCGCTGACCAATGTGGTGTCTGTCCAGAGTTCCAAGATGTCCGGCTATACCGTGGGGATGTTTACCAATGAGGTACGAACAAATCGTATAGTTGTGGTGAACTATTCAGCCGGGCGCATGAAGCCTTCCTCCAATGATACGCTGGTCCTTACTCTCATAGATACTCTTGAGCAAGGAGAAACCAACGTCTGGATAGAGATTGAGAGTAGGTTCTCTACCTCAGGAAATACCTTTGTGTCGGGGATTCTTGCACCGAATTCGACCAATCTCGTGAGATTTGTGATGCCCCTTCCTGAGGCACGCATCCTGCTGGCTGAAAATGAGGTGTACACTACCCATCGAAAGGTAACTCTCGTTTGGAGTATCTCTAATAGTGGAGAGAGGGAAAATACAATCAAGCAGGTTGTGCTTACCGTACCACAAGCTTTTACCAATGGTTTGACAGTGGCATCTATCCTCACCAATGGCTGGATCACCAACATAAGTGTGATAGGTTCTAGTAATATCCGCTTGATGCTTTCGAACCTCCTGCCAAACAGGGTTTGTGAGTTTAAACTTGTTCTTTCAAACATTCTCACTAATGCCCAGACTGTTTCTAATTGGCGAATCTCCCTTTCGAATGGGTATTATGAGACAAATATGAGCTTTGTGGTGCTGGTGAAAGATGCCCCGTCGGCTATCGTTTCTCCTCAGACGGTCTATTCCACAAGGAGTAATCATTATGTGAATGTGATTGTAGAAAACAACGCAAGTGGTGTTTCTTCTCTCAAGAAAGTAAAGGTGACGGTACCGAACTTCTTTACCAATATTGTTTCTGTCACGTCTTCCAGAGTGGCTGTGATTACTCAAGGAGGGAATACTGTGACTTTTGATTATGCCGAACCACTTCTCAAGGGTGAAAGTGATACGCTTTCGTTCACGCTGATGGATGCCACAAACTTTATCTCTACCAATATCCTCTGGGATGTTGAGGTAGACAATGGAAATGGTTGGGCGAAGGCAAAAGAGAAAGATGTGGGGAGCTTACTGCAAACGGTGAAAAGAGAAATTCCGCAACCCAGCTATTCCTGGATTACAACCTGGTATGTGAGTGGTGTTATCGGCAAAACAAATCTGGCAGCAGTGGTAGTAAGTAACGCGGGGGAGGAGGAAAACGGGATTCTGACAAATGAGATTCTTCTGCCGGAAAAGATGCGTTCGGTTATTCCGGGGACGGTACAAGTTTCGTATCCTGGTGCAGCCGTTTCCTGGGTAGGAAATGAGAGGATAAGGGTTGTGTATCCTGCTGGTGGACTTTTACCCGGGCAGACCAATCTTCTCACCTTCCAGTTTACGAATCTTGTTGAGCAACCTGAGCGTGTTATAGTCCAGATGTACGCTTATAATGGTGCAGAAATGGGCGCTTATTCGCAGCAGTTTATAGATTTTGAAGCAGCCCAGCTTGATTCTGAGGGGTATGTCGAGAACCACCAGATTCTTTATAGCATTGATCATGATGCTGTCATCAGGTATGTAGTTCGCAATGGTTCTTACAACCGTCCTATCAAGAAACTTCTTCTTAACTTTGATAATGAAAAACTTCATGTTCTTAATATTCGCTCGGCAAATTTGCAGAGGAGTCTAGCCTATACGACGAACTCCACAAATCTTTTGATAGATTATGAAAATGATGCTATTCCTGATCAGAATGGACAGGACACGGTGGAGATCTTTGTTACCTATACCAATATAGTGAATTGGACAAACGATATGTCTTCCTGGGTCTGGTATCAAGGGGCAAGTGTATGGGCTATCACGAAACCCTCAGTAGGGGAAACAAATATTCTTCCTGTGCTTCTTGCTGACTTTGGGAGGGTGAAAGGAGTGATTTTGCCAGGATTTGCCAACCCCTCTATAAAACTCTACAAGAAAGGAACTTCTGTTCTTGCTCAGGATAAGTTTGGTGCCGACCTTGTTGTTGGGGCAGATCTTAGCGGAGCCTACACCCTTGATTTTGTGATGCCAGGAGAATATGATATCGGGTTTATTGGCAAGAATTATATTGAAATTCGGAAGACAGGAATAACGGTTGTTTCGAATATCGTCACCAACATCGGGACGAACAAGATGGAGCATGATCTTTTGAGTCCGGATGCGACTGGAGAACAGACGGTGGTATGTCTGGATGACATGGAGACGGCGATCACGTTCCCATCCGGGACGATAGGGGAGAACTTCCGACTGGATATCTGGATTACGAACATGACACCTGAGCAGCAGGCAGCGACGGAACAGAAACCCATCCAAGTACCTCTTGACAAGGCCAATGCGAAGGCGTGGATATTTGTGATACGGAATGCGAAGGGCGAGGAACAGCCCGAGCAGTGGCTCAAGAATGATGCGACGATTACGATAGCGTATGATCCGGCGTACATCAGTGCGCAGGGCTGGAGCGAGGAGAAGCTCTCAGTGTACTACTGGCGTGCCACGACGAAGCAGTGGGTAAAGCTTGGAGGAGTAGTGGATAGGAATGCGCATACGATAAAAGTGAAGGTGAGCTATCTCCACAAGTACTACACGGTGATGGCAGACAGTGCTGAGAAGGTGAAGGAGGGCTTTATCAGTGTACGTGTGGATCCGAAGGTATTTACGCCGCGCCGTGGAGGGCGAGAGGTGCAGAACATGAAGCTTTCGATAGTGTTTGAGCAGCCTGTGGAGAAGTATGTAGTCAAGATCTATGATCTGAAAGGGAACCTTGTGTATAAAGTGGAGAGGAGTGGAGAGTTTGCAAGTGGAGAGGTTTATTGGGATGGCAAGGATCTCTCCGGGTATGATGTTGCTGGTGGGGTGTATGTGTACAAGATTGAGGCAGGAGGGCATGTGTACAGTGGAACGATTGTGATAGCAAGATAA